One Candidatus Saccharibacteria bacterium RAAC3_TM7_1 genomic region harbors:
- a CDS encoding Ubiquinol oxidase subunit 2 (RAAC3_TM7_1_776), with the protein MGVMKKFLPLLMILLTVAGLSALGWWLLKDVRMDVLMPHGAVAVQQQRLLIFTVILSAVVVLPVFTLLGVFAWRYRAGNKRAKYRPHFSSSRRLEIVWWGIPIVIIAILGAVAWYTSHSLDPYRPLASENKTIEVQVIALQWKWLFLYPDEQVATLNQLVIPADTPVHFTLSADAPMSAFWIPALGSQIYAMNGMSSQLHLIADETGEYKGYSTNINGRGYADMTFNVHATSASKYKEWLQQAGQSPSVLTMNGYHLLAEPKSDRVERTYRLTDSQLYGKIMEMHMSGHSTEEMK; encoded by the coding sequence ATGGGAGTAATGAAAAAATTCCTGCCGCTGCTTATGATACTGCTGACAGTAGCCGGCTTAAGCGCCCTCGGATGGTGGCTACTCAAGGATGTTCGGATGGATGTATTGATGCCCCACGGTGCGGTAGCCGTTCAGCAGCAGCGGCTACTTATTTTTACGGTTATTTTGAGTGCAGTTGTCGTGCTACCGGTTTTTACACTACTCGGTGTTTTCGCTTGGCGCTACCGCGCAGGTAATAAACGCGCCAAATATCGGCCACATTTTAGTAGTAGCCGTCGACTTGAGATAGTCTGGTGGGGCATCCCAATCGTGATTATTGCCATTCTCGGTGCGGTTGCCTGGTATACCAGCCATAGCCTTGACCCATACCGGCCGCTTGCCTCAGAGAATAAAACGATCGAAGTTCAAGTGATCGCTTTGCAATGGAAGTGGCTCTTTCTCTACCCGGATGAGCAGGTTGCCACGTTAAATCAACTGGTCATCCCAGCCGATACCCCAGTACACTTCACCTTATCGGCCGATGCACCGATGAGCGCCTTTTGGATACCGGCACTTGGATCACAGATTTATGCGATGAACGGCATGTCATCGCAGCTGCATCTGATAGCAGACGAAACCGGTGAATATAAAGGTTACAGTACTAATATCAACGGCCGAGGCTATGCGGACATGACCTTTAATGTCCATGCCACGTCGGCGTCCAAATACAAGGAGTGGCTACAGCAAGCTGGCCAGTCGCCGTCAGTTCTGACAATGAACGGCTACCACCTGCTAGCCGAGCCAAAGAGTGATCGAGTTGAGCGCACCTACCGGCTGACAGATAGCCAGCTTTACGGTAAAATTATGGAAATGCATATGAGCGGCCACAGTACGGAGGAGATGAAGTGA
- a CDS encoding Elongation factor G (RAAC3_TM7_1_777), with protein MAQVDVPLKDYRNIGIIAHIDAGKTTTTEGILYRTGINHKIGEVRGDGDGATTDWMAQEKERGITITSAAVTCFWKGCKINIIDTPGHIDFTAEVERSLRVLDGAVVVFDGKMGVEAQTETVWRQANKYGVPRICFVNKINQIGGDFYKSLDTIHHRLSKHALPIHLPIGFEKDINGVVDLVDMKAYTYSDYTDHEMVQGEIPADMLEKAKNARSLLVEAAVEADDELFERFLDKGEESITIEELKGALRKRVLDGEFYLVTGGDGRGVMVEKVLDLVADYLPSPLDIPAIQGTNPKTGDAVERHPDDKEPLAALAFKIATDPFVGRLIFVRVYSGKLSAGSYVLNTTTGEKERIGRVVRMHADKREDIDGIGAGDIAAVVGLKGTFTGHTLADTAHPIALESITFADPPVSIAVEPKTKADQEKMGIALQRLTEEDPTFRVHTDEETGQTIMSGMGELHLDIYIDRMRREFNVEANVGEPQVAYRETIRGTAEAQGKHAKQSGGRGQYGDVWVRFEPTESGEGFEWGDEIKGGVVPQEYREPVRKGVKETLEGGVIAGYPMIGVKATLYDGSYHDVDSSELAFNLAGVLAVKAGIPKAKPVLLEPIMRVEVTTPEEFMGDVIGDLNARRGRIEAMEDLQGGAKLVRAMVPLASMFGYTNDVRSMSQGRAASTMELATYEEVPPNVAAEIIEKRSSK; from the coding sequence ATGGCCCAAGTAGATGTCCCGCTGAAGGACTACCGTAATATCGGCATTATTGCCCACATCGACGCCGGCAAAACGACGACGACCGAAGGTATTTTGTACCGCACCGGTATCAACCACAAGATCGGTGAGGTTCGCGGTGACGGTGATGGCGCGACAACCGATTGGATGGCACAGGAAAAAGAGCGTGGCATCACGATTACCTCTGCTGCCGTGACTTGCTTCTGGAAGGGCTGTAAGATTAATATTATCGACACCCCCGGTCACATCGACTTTACTGCCGAGGTTGAACGTAGTCTGCGCGTGCTTGACGGTGCGGTTGTCGTCTTTGACGGCAAGATGGGCGTAGAGGCACAGACCGAAACTGTCTGGCGCCAGGCGAACAAATATGGTGTGCCGCGCATCTGTTTTGTGAATAAGATCAATCAGATTGGTGGGGACTTTTATAAATCTCTTGATACGATCCACCACCGTCTTTCAAAGCATGCGCTGCCAATACACCTGCCAATCGGGTTTGAAAAAGACATCAATGGCGTGGTTGATCTCGTCGACATGAAAGCCTACACCTATAGCGACTATACCGACCACGAGATGGTTCAGGGTGAAATTCCTGCAGATATGCTCGAGAAGGCCAAGAATGCCCGCAGCCTACTGGTTGAAGCAGCCGTCGAAGCTGATGACGAATTATTTGAGCGTTTCCTCGACAAAGGTGAAGAATCAATCACCATCGAAGAGCTAAAAGGCGCCCTGCGTAAGCGCGTCCTTGATGGTGAGTTCTACTTGGTCACCGGTGGTGACGGCCGTGGCGTTATGGTTGAGAAGGTACTCGACCTTGTGGCTGACTATTTGCCGTCTCCACTTGATATTCCGGCGATCCAAGGCACCAACCCCAAGACCGGTGATGCGGTCGAGCGCCACCCTGACGACAAAGAGCCGCTGGCAGCGCTGGCCTTTAAGATTGCCACCGACCCCTTTGTCGGCCGTCTAATCTTTGTTCGCGTCTACAGTGGTAAACTGTCAGCCGGTTCTTATGTCCTCAATACGACAACCGGCGAAAAAGAACGTATTGGTCGCGTCGTGCGGATGCACGCCGATAAGCGCGAGGATATTGACGGTATTGGTGCCGGCGATATTGCAGCCGTCGTTGGGCTAAAAGGAACCTTTACCGGTCATACGTTGGCCGATACGGCACATCCAATTGCGCTTGAGAGCATTACTTTTGCAGATCCTCCGGTGTCGATCGCGGTTGAACCAAAGACGAAAGCCGACCAGGAAAAGATGGGTATCGCCTTGCAACGTCTGACGGAAGAGGATCCAACGTTCCGCGTTCATACTGATGAAGAAACTGGCCAGACGATCATGTCAGGTATGGGTGAGCTCCACCTTGATATTTATATCGACCGCATGCGTCGTGAGTTTAACGTCGAAGCAAATGTCGGTGAACCTCAGGTTGCCTACCGTGAAACCATTCGTGGTACTGCCGAGGCGCAGGGTAAGCACGCCAAGCAGTCGGGTGGACGTGGTCAGTATGGTGATGTCTGGGTACGCTTCGAGCCAACCGAATCCGGTGAGGGCTTTGAGTGGGGTGATGAAATCAAGGGCGGTGTCGTGCCTCAAGAATACCGCGAACCAGTACGTAAGGGCGTTAAAGAAACCCTCGAAGGTGGTGTCATTGCGGGTTATCCGATGATAGGGGTCAAAGCGACACTGTACGATGGTAGCTATCATGATGTCGACTCTAGCGAGCTGGCATTTAACCTAGCCGGAGTCCTGGCCGTTAAGGCAGGTATTCCGAAGGCAAAGCCGGTTCTACTCGAGCCTATCATGAGAGTCGAAGTCACGACTCCGGAAGAGTTTATGGGTGATGTGATCGGAGACCTAAACGCTCGACGCGGACGGATTGAGGCTATGGAAGATTTGCAAGGCGGCGCCAAGCTAGTTCGTGCAATGGTTCCGCTGGCAAGCATGTTTGGCTACACCAACGATGTTCGATCGATGTCACAGGGTCGTGCTGCGTCGACGATGGAGCTTGCGACCTATGAGGAAGTTCCACCAAATGTTGCTGCAGAGATTATCGAGAAGCGCTCGAGCAAGTAA
- a CDS encoding hypothetical protein (RAAC3_TM7_1_778): MSYEFEARDMRSGAIAWHIQERFTQTEDGLVCYVKEVYDRYRDVPEGTRYSIMSRLEVVAALFEDDGFDSLDNTEAPELTPFMVGACAAFDVLSMEAAEQGVRDTDCLAAWADSEGFLPIVRIDMTQYDPVKRYDALVTATQSVAKARLMEIKPPYAKLLVSLGRAVINEGLILPEQLPSLNHGFAFALGGSQLALELLCLDLEDGDKVSEEELARWLAD; the protein is encoded by the coding sequence ATGTCCTATGAATTTGAGGCGAGAGATATGCGCAGCGGTGCGATTGCATGGCATATCCAGGAGCGATTTACTCAAACCGAGGATGGCCTCGTTTGCTATGTCAAAGAAGTGTATGACCGATATCGTGACGTCCCTGAAGGCACGCGCTATTCAATCATGAGCAGACTAGAGGTGGTTGCAGCATTGTTTGAAGATGACGGTTTCGATAGTTTAGATAACACCGAAGCTCCTGAGTTGACTCCGTTTATGGTCGGTGCCTGTGCGGCGTTTGATGTGCTTTCGATGGAAGCAGCCGAACAAGGCGTACGTGACACGGATTGTCTGGCTGCTTGGGCGGATTCGGAGGGATTTTTACCGATTGTCCGTATCGATATGACACAGTACGACCCGGTCAAACGCTACGATGCGTTGGTAACAGCGACACAGTCGGTGGCGAAAGCTCGTCTTATGGAGATCAAGCCACCGTATGCCAAGCTGCTGGTATCTCTCGGTAGAGCAGTTATCAACGAAGGTCTGATACTACCTGAGCAACTACCGAGCCTTAACCATGGCTTTGCCTTTGCTTTAGGGGGGAGCCAACTGGCGCTTGAACTCCTCTGTCTAGACTTGGAAGATGGCGACAAGGTGAGCGAGGAAGAGCTGGCTCGCTGGCTGGCCGACTAA
- a CDS encoding hypothetical protein (RAAC3_TM7_1_779), whose protein sequence is MLPKRDLHLYCFSPLVMLATFLIEIISAAYVVWRYRMTVTTRLITALLVFLATFQGTEFLLCGGVGVPGGVWSRIGYASITMLPPLGIHLIYVLARRKERILVWFSYLTAAAFIAYFVFATQAISGHTCYANYAVFDVTQASTLLYSLYYYGWLLLGITLTIIFGKSLPRKRRRPLYALMVGYLSFLIPTTTVNVIDPQTIGAIPSIMCGFAVLLALILVSNVAPKSLPLRKSTPLSKRADDGRRSSA, encoded by the coding sequence ATGCTGCCCAAACGTGACTTACACCTTTACTGCTTCTCGCCACTCGTGATGCTTGCGACATTTTTGATCGAAATCATCAGCGCCGCCTATGTCGTATGGCGCTACCGCATGACCGTCACCACTCGGCTCATCACGGCGCTTCTCGTGTTTCTAGCGACCTTTCAGGGCACTGAGTTTCTTCTCTGCGGCGGCGTGGGTGTCCCTGGTGGCGTCTGGTCGCGCATTGGCTATGCCTCGATTACCATGCTTCCACCGCTCGGTATTCACCTTATTTACGTCCTTGCTCGGCGAAAAGAGCGGATCCTGGTGTGGTTTAGTTATCTAACAGCCGCTGCATTTATCGCCTATTTTGTCTTCGCCACACAGGCCATCTCCGGCCATACCTGTTACGCCAACTACGCGGTATTCGATGTTACCCAGGCCAGCACCCTACTTTACAGCCTGTATTACTACGGCTGGCTTCTGCTTGGTATCACGCTCACCATCATCTTTGGCAAGTCGCTACCCAGAAAGCGCCGTCGACCTCTTTACGCATTAATGGTCGGCTATCTATCCTTCCTCATCCCGACAACAACAGTCAATGTCATTGACCCACAGACGATTGGCGCTATTCCATCGATCATGTGTGGCTTCGCCGTACTTCTTGCACTTATCCTAGTCAGTAACGTCGCACCCAAGAGCCTCCCGCTGAGAAAATCTACGCCACTCTCCAAACGCGCCGACGACGGCCGTAGATCATCGGCATAA
- a CDS encoding hypothetical protein (RAAC3_TM7_1_780) translates to MTAQSCRHDSPPHLPPVSAAPILKYYDSDTKRIEGAHQFEAPIDDRGVVNIFKTVELALSLVDDEYRWPRDEPKPDIHHFVWERDRYHPRHYGGNLIPRDYRDKISFHKGYLPRQLHEFIHVAIAPPPVPDFAVMEARVRDYELAENLLESARGAVTAFRNPGKISGVPYCSQTGEILLEEEILLQVMTNFESYFENSKHELNDDNEFLDVAAIVERSPEQVARELGRLAGSRAVNFMPMIYGRRRRVWRVA, encoded by the coding sequence ATGACGGCGCAGTCATGCCGTCATGACTCGCCGCCTCATTTACCCCCTGTTTCCGCCGCCCCCATCCTTAAATATTACGATAGCGATACAAAGCGCATTGAGGGTGCACATCAGTTCGAAGCACCGATCGATGACCGAGGCGTTGTAAACATATTTAAAACAGTAGAGCTGGCGCTTAGTCTTGTCGATGACGAATACCGCTGGCCGCGTGACGAACCAAAACCAGATATCCACCACTTTGTATGGGAGCGTGACCGCTATCACCCGAGGCACTACGGTGGTAATCTCATCCCACGGGATTATCGTGATAAGATTTCCTTTCACAAAGGCTACTTGCCGCGGCAACTTCATGAGTTTATTCACGTTGCTATTGCGCCGCCGCCTGTGCCTGACTTTGCGGTGATGGAAGCGCGAGTTCGTGACTACGAGCTTGCCGAAAATCTGCTTGAGAGTGCCCGAGGTGCTGTAACCGCTTTTAGAAATCCAGGAAAGATTAGCGGCGTCCCCTATTGTTCGCAGACTGGAGAGATACTCCTAGAAGAGGAAATTCTCCTTCAGGTGATGACCAACTTTGAGAGCTATTTCGAAAATAGCAAGCATGAATTAAATGATGATAACGAGTTTCTCGATGTGGCTGCCATCGTTGAACGCTCACCAGAACAAGTAGCGAGAGAGCTAGGCCGGCTGGCCGGTAGCCGTGCTGTAAATTTTATGCCGATGATCTACGGCCGTCGTCGGCGCGTTTGGAGAGTGGCGTAG
- a CDS encoding hypothetical protein (RAAC3_TM7_1_781), with translation MVERQPGRPSEEEFIGAALRFLHDDYTAEYLHVSASYTGRVYVYYPGKAMDIETIHKEYFAEGITGDRESIRDFALRQLAAYQRLRKT, from the coding sequence ATGGTCGAACGACAACCAGGCCGCCCCAGCGAAGAAGAATTCATCGGGGCGGCACTTCGTTTTCTGCACGACGATTACACAGCGGAGTATCTGCATGTTTCTGCTAGCTACACAGGGCGTGTGTATGTATACTACCCGGGGAAGGCGATGGATATCGAGACAATCCATAAGGAATATTTTGCCGAAGGCATCACAGGCGACCGAGAGTCGATCCGTGACTTTGCTTTACGCCAACTCGCCGCCTACCAGCGGCTAAGGAAAACTTGA
- a CDS encoding hypothetical protein (RAAC3_TM7_1_782) translates to MPRKVTKKLQRELKPDRKYQSVLVQRLINKSMLDGKKLLAERAVYSALEQAAKKLNSEDPLEVFEKALRNVSPNFEVKSRRVGGANYQIPFPVQGHRQLHYAFSWMVQSARARSGMPYDKRLAAEIVDAYNEAGAAFKKKEDTHKMAEANRAFAHFARG, encoded by the coding sequence ATGCCACGTAAAGTTACCAAGAAACTCCAACGCGAGCTGAAACCAGACCGCAAGTACCAGAGTGTACTCGTGCAGCGTCTGATTAACAAGTCAATGCTTGATGGCAAGAAACTGCTCGCTGAGCGTGCAGTTTACAGTGCTCTCGAGCAAGCTGCCAAGAAACTGAATTCAGAGGATCCACTCGAGGTCTTTGAGAAAGCGTTACGGAACGTCAGTCCGAACTTCGAAGTAAAAAGCCGCCGTGTTGGCGGTGCAAACTACCAGATTCCATTCCCAGTACAGGGTCACCGCCAGTTGCACTACGCGTTTAGTTGGATGGTGCAATCTGCTCGAGCTCGCAGTGGTATGCCATACGACAAGCGCTTGGCCGCTGAGATCGTCGATGCCTATAACGAAGCTGGTGCTGCCTTCAAGAAGAAGGAAGACACCCACAAGATGGCCGAGGCCAACCGTGCCTTCGCTCACTTTGCCCGAGGCTAA